The Prionailurus viverrinus isolate Anna chromosome B2, UM_Priviv_1.0, whole genome shotgun sequence genome contains the following window.
gatctgtctcccctctctttctgcccctaccttgctcatactctttcaaaataaataaactttacaaaactttttttaagtacttcagcaaagaaaaaaaaagggataaatgCAGACGATATAGCAAAATCTAAGCTACCTTGTTAAATCTGAGTGACTGATATATGGAGGTTCATTGATATATGGaagttctctctccctttgtgtatatttaaaatattaaaaatgcaaaataaaaatccatttggaATCAGCAAACCTCTCCTACATTCCTATCCCTTTATATACCACAGAGCTTACCCCCACCCTCTCACTACTCTGTGTTTCTATCCATACCAGTATTCTCCAAACTTTTCCCATTCCAGCCACCTCTTTAACTGCCACCTCACTAGACCCAAAACATACCACCCATACCTTATAGGAGTGGGGCATGCTGGGTAGGACAGTGCCTCCACAGCAGCTGATGATCTCTCCCATTTGAGGTGGTGGTGGCTGGACTCCTGGAGTCACATGGATCTCATAGCCCTAAGCAGAAGAAAACAGTGAAGATCATAGATGTATGCACTGAGAACCCATGAACAGCTGGAGAGCCTCAGGAAGGAGGCCTGAAGCATGGGGCAGAAGACAGCCTCTCACCTCTAGCAACCTTCTCTCCCGAGCCCGGCTCAGGGCATCTCGAAGGCTGAAGCCAAAGTTCTTCTCCTGCTCAGGATCAGTCACCACATATTCATCCGGGGGCAAGAAGCAACCAGCCTTGCGGGACTAAGGATAGCAGCAGTGAGCATCAAAGCTGAGCCCAGCCTACCACCCAGCTCTTCTGCTCAGCATGTGGACGGAGCTAATGAAATGTTCTTTGATTTAAGCTTTCTGCCTCATTCACCTCCCTTGTCTTCCTTTACCCCCTTTCCCCTCACTACTTTCTAGAGCATCATGTGAGCAGTCTTCTGCCATCAATATCTCTGCTGGTGTGCTATCACCTCCTGGCCTCTCACCTGGTGCAGCCAGTCCAGGGAGAGGATGGGGATCCCCCGCCCCAGGGCACACAGGAACTTGACCGTGCGGCGGACTCGATCAGTCACCAGGTGGGAAGCCTCTGCCACTGAGCTGGCCAGACTCCCACCCAGGGCCAGCACCGCCCGTTCTCCACGGGCATCCACCACACCTGTGAAGAGTACCTGTGGAGGGAGTTAGCCTAAGCTGGTCACGGCAACCCATGCCATCAGTGTCTATCTCTGAACCCCTAAGTCTCCTCCCATCTTCCCATGTCTGTCTCCCACCAAGCCCCAGGCCCCTTCTCTCCTACTTTGGGTGCTGTGGACTCTTGGTTAGGTTTGACCCGCCGAAGGCTGCGGCTTGGGATTCCCCTGGGCTCCTCCTCTgtttggtctctctttctcttgcctggTCCTGGAATCACTGCCACCTGGGATTGAGAAAGATCTTGCTGGGAGTTTCCGAGCCTCCAAGCCCTTTCCTAGCTTCGTGGCCCCAGCCCTCACCTCACCTCGTCCttccttgggctctctgctgaatCTTCTTCCTCTTTGTGGAGGGACACAGTCTTCTGTTGGAGCCGTTTTTGAAGTGGGGGTGAATCCACAGTAGCCAAAGGCCTCTTGCGGCTCTGAGAGGGCTTAGACTGGGGCTCTGGGGTGAACTCAGATCTGCCTGCTGCCTCTACCTTTTGGATCTGGGTAGCATGAGTGGGGGCCTCAGGAGGCTGGGCAAGAGCAGGCTCGGGAATGGTCCTAAGAGACTCCACTGCTCTCACTGCTCGTCTTTGGTTCTTTGAGGATCGAGAGTTAGGTTCAGGGGGTGCAGAGTGGGGCTCATGGACAATGGGAGCTGTGAAGGACCCATGCTTCCTTGTGGCCCTCCGCTTCCTGCTGCAGTTGGCTTGAGGGATGGGCTCAGGGGGAACAGGCTGGCCTATGGGGTCAGGATTCTGGGATTCATGGGTGGTAAGAACTGGCACAGCACTTACTGTAGACCTTAGTGTCTTACCCTGACCACCCTCAGCTATAGCCTTAGGGGTGACCAGTTGATCTATGGGGTTGAGAGATTCAAGGTCAGAGGCTGTAGATTCAATTGGTTGGGGGATCTTGACAGAGGACCTATGTATCCTTCCCCGAGTGGCCCGAAATGTAGGCTCAGGGGTGACAGGCTGATCTGTGGAGATGGAAGGCTGGAGCTCAGAGGCTGTGGGGACAACTGGCTCAGGGGTCTTGACCAAGGACCTTTGTGTCCTGCCCCGAGTGGCCCGAGGTGTGAGTTTGGGAGTGACAGGCTCGTCTGTGGGGGTGGAAGCCTGGAGCTCAGGGACTGTGGGGACAACTGGTTTGGGGGTCTTGCTAGAAGACCTGGGTGTCCTGCCCTGAGATTTACGTTTGGGGGTGACAGACTGGCCTTTGGGGGTGGTAGACTGGAGCTCAGGGGCTGTGGGAACAGTTGGTTCATGGGTCTTGACAAAAGACCTGGATGTCCTGCGCTGAGATGTAGGTTTGGGGGTGACAGACTGGTCTGTGGGGATGGAAGACTGGACTTCAGGAGCTGTTGGGACAACTAGCTCAGGAATCTTGACAGAAGACCTAGGTATCCTGCTATGAGTGGCCCCAGATGTGGGCTCAGTGAGGACAGACTGGTCTTTGGAGGTGGTAGGCTGGAGTTCAGGGGCCGTGGGGACAGTTGATTCAGGAGGGATCTTGACAGAGGACCCACGTGTCCTGCCTCGAGTGACTCGAGATGTGGGCTCAGGGGTGACAGGCTGGTCTTTGGAAGTAGAAGGCTGGAGCTCAGGGGCTGTGGGGACAATTGCTTTGGGAGTCTTGACACAAGACCTACGTGCCCTGCCCTGAGTAGCCCCAGATACAGACTCAGTGAGGACAAACTGGCCTTTGGAGGTGGAAGGCTGGAGCTGAGAGGCTGTGGAAATAACCAGTTCAGGGGTTTTTACAAATTTATGTGTCCTGTCCTGAGATATGAGCTCAGGAGCGACAGACTGGTCTTTAGAGGTGGAAGGCTGAACATCAGGGGCTGTAGGGACAACTACTTCAGGGGCCTTGACAGAGAACCTTTGTGTCCTACCCCGAGTGATCCGCGATGTGAGCTCAGGGGTGACAGGCTGGTCTTTGGAAGTGGAAGGCTGGAGCTCAGGGGCTGTGGGGACAACCAGTTCAGGGGTCTTCACAGAGGACCTACGTCTCCTGCCCCGAGTGACCTGAGATGTGGGCTCAGCACTGAGGGGTTGGTCTGTGGGAATGGCAGTATGAGGTTCAAGGGCTACAGAAGAAACTGGAGAGGGTGTCTTCCTGGAGGACCCTCGGAGCCTGACTTTGGATTTTGGCAAGGGAGTCTCTGGAACTTTCTGATTCCTGTTTTGCCTGGTCCTGGGAATGGGCTCTAAAGAAGATGGAGAGGAAGAACAGAAGGGCTGAGGCACAGGATGTTTTTGACTCTGAAAGAGGAGGGGGTTTTGGTGTGGGGCTGAAGCTTCAGGCACTGCAGGAGGCTGACAAGCATCTCTGGATTCCTGATCACCCTGAGGAGAAATAgaagcaagtgagggaggaagaggcagaaagaagaaagacagtACTTGAATACTGTTCTTGATACTTGTTTATGGTTAGACTGTGTTCCTGGCATTTCACTTGTCTATGACCTCCCTTCCTAAGACTGGAAACTTCCTGGGGAGGGAGCAGTCCTCGTTCCCACAGACCCCACCTCATGCTAGAATAGTGTTCTCCATAGATGGATGATGGCAATAAGAGGATGGttggaaaaaagagggaaaagacacaaaaaaatggatattCTGAGTTAGGTACAGGGAGACAGAACTTgaaaaacagatacagaaaatgaCAGGTgccaagggaaagggaaagaaaccaaCTAAGGAGTGGTGACAACAGATTAAAactgggaagacagagaaaggagtaGATTGGAGCAAGGTTAGGGAAAGGAACAGTGGAATAGGAGGAGGCAGAAACAGCAGCTCTCACCCCGAAGGCCTTCTCAGCAGGTGGCACCTCACAAGTCAAGTGGCCTagacagaaagtaaaaacaaGTGTAGCTGAGGTCTAAGCAGTCAGTCACTTGGGGGTTGATTAGCATGAAGGCTAACCTGGGGTTCCCCTCTGTCTTCACTTACCTCTCTGCTGCCTCCTGGGGCTCATTGGgactccctctcctccacctgaCTGGCTCCCAGAAGCTACTGAGGCTGAAGCAAGTCCCTGGTGACCGCCTGTCCCTGTTTCAAGCTCTAGTGTTGGACTGGAGGCTTGCCCTTCCTGGTCCTGGCTCCCTTTCTCAGTCTCCCCTCTCTGTGGGCCTCTCTCCAGTATTACTTCCGGTACCTCAACTCCTAATCCATTtggctcaccctctctctctagtactagtttctctgtttctctctcaaatatttctcTTGCAAGAatctgcttttctatttctttctcttgtatttCCCTGGTTATCTCAATTTCTACGTTCAAACTctccatatttcttttaatacttgCAATTTTCACCTTTTGGTCAGACTCTTGTCCTTGAGTATCTCTAGCTAACACCTGTATCCCTCTGGTTAACTCTTCTTCTCCTATCACATCTTCTTGTTCTCCTGATGGCAGGTTCTCAGTTTCCCTGTCCAATGGTCCTCTCTCAGGGGCCACCCCCTCTGCTGCTTCTCTTGGTATCCCCATGTCTTTCTCCATAGTCTGCATCCCTTTGTCCTGAATCCCCAATGGCTCTATGTGAACTGGGCTTCCTGGATTTTGGCCTTGTGGTATTGTCCAAGGTGTAGAGAGGCAGGATCCATGGGCATCAAGAGGACCAACAATGGGCTCGGGCTCAGGGGCCTCAGACTCTCTCGGACAGAATGGCTGTGTTGCCAAGACCTCCCACGGCTCATCCAAGGTacctggaaggagagagggagagagagatacagattgAAAATGTAACAGGTTGAGAAAAGATTAAGATAAATTCATGAACAGTAAACCTAAATGGATTATTAAAGGAAAGTTGGGAATAAGGAGGACAGTTATAACATTTAGTATTTGTCTAAAAAATAAGaccgcacacacatacataaattctcataggggtgcctgggtggctcagttggttaagcatccaacttcggcttaggtcatgatcttgtggttcatgagctcaagccccacatcaggctctctgctgtcagcacagagcccgcttcggatcctctatccccctctctcactgcccctctccagctcgttctctctcaaaataaataaataaagttaaaaaaaaaagttctcatagCAGCCTCTTTAAAAAtgacggaggggcgcctgggtggctcagttggttaagtgtccggcttgatttcagctcaggtcatgatctcatgattcgggatactgagcctcgcatcaggctctgcattgacaacgagagcctgctggggattctctctctccctctctcaaataaataaataaacttaaaaaaaaaattaaaaagatgatggagatggagaaacatcagcaaaagtcaaacaatatgaaaaaaacatGTAGAGGGAGAAAGCAATGATGCCAAGTTAGGAGCATGAAAGACAGAATAGCTTATACCTGTATCCTGGAAGCTATAGCAGGAAGGACCAGGCTCTTGGGGTAGAGTAACCAgaaacgcctgggtggcttcatcctCCATGCTCTGGGCTGTTGCACAAGAAAAGCCAACTCAAGCACAGCTCCTCCACAGAACTCCAGGGTCCCATTCCTGGTTTCTTGCCTCACCCATGCTAGCTTTCACAACCTTCAAGGACCACCACTTTGGGCTCCCAGGTCCCACCTGCACCAACATCCACATGACATGGATGTCCTCACCTTCCAGATTCTGATTGTCTCTCTCCACAAAGCACTGGGTAGCCTGTAGGTCCAGGTCTTCAGAATCTGGTGGAGGAAGAATAGAGGATCGATAATAAAAACTCTACCTGACCCTTAATTCCTTACTCTCTCTACCATTTTCTCCCTAACCCAAATCCTTCTGCAATGGACCAAATGTGTGtatcccccaaattcatatgctgaaatctaATTTCCAACGTGAGtttattaggaggtggggccttagGGAGATGATTAGTACATGAGGATAGAACACACGTAaatgggattagtacccttaAAAAGAGACCCCatagggacctgggtggctcagtcggttaagcatccgactttggctcaggtcatgatctcgcggtccgtgagttcgagccccgcatcggcctctgtgctgacagctcagagcctggagcctgtttcagattctgtatctccctctctctctgcccctcccccgttcatgctctgtctctctctgtctcaaaaataaataaacgttaaaataaaaaaaatttaaaaaaaaaaaaaaaaagagagaccccagagagttcccttgtgccctctgccatgtgaggacatagtaAGAACACAGCTGCCTATGAACAAGGAAGCAAGTCTTTACCAGAACATGACCAATCTGGCATTTTGATCTTAGACTTACCAGCCTTCACAactgtgtgaaaaataaatttctgttatttataagccaccAGTATTCTATTATtacagcccaaatggactaagatacTCTATAAGCATTGTTTCTTTTAGGGGTCAAGGGAGAAAGCCAGCACTTACCACCGTGGTTGTCTCCAGAGTCCTGGGTCCTGTCCATATgtggttctctctccctttctatggAGGtctgggctccctctctctgtggctgGCTGGATTCCCCTGAAGTGCCTGTGACCACCAGATCATTAATATCCTCCCTTGAGACAGGGAGGTGATCCTGCTCCACCTGTGACACAAGTGACCCACCCTGGGCCCTCGCCTCAAGATCTCTCTTGTGCTCAAGAACAGCTACAGCCCTCTTTGCCCCAGCATCCTCTTCTGCTGGAAGCTGGCTCTTTCTTGTATCTGCCACCACTGAAGCTGCTAAGGATATGCCCTCCACATCTGTCTCACAGTCCCCAGATGGAGGTTGGGCTTCCTCTAGATGCATCACAGGCAGCTTCGCTTGGCCCTCTTCTACTTCCACATCTGTTTGATCTGTCCATACCACAGGCACCTGATGCTTCTCCACAAGTAGAACAGCTGACTCTGGTGGCACTTTCTCCTTCACTTGTATGTTGATGTCCACTGTGGCAGAGGCTTGGCTTCTCTCCAGATGGACCCCAAGTGAGCTCTTATCTTTGTCCACCCCTAGATCACTGTTTTGGGGAGGAGGTTGCCTCTTTTCTGAATATGCCTTGTCTGTGTGACCCTTGAAAACAGTTCCTCTCTTTTCCATTGGgagcccctcctcctccatgtCTGTGTCACTGTCTCTCCCAGTAGAGGTTTGGTTTTGCTCCCGAAGGGCCACAGGTTGGGCCCTATCCTCTTCCAAATCTGTATCTCTGTTCCATGTAGTGGCTCGGCTCTCTTTCAGATGTGCCAAAGCGAGTGCTGCTAAGACTTCTTCCTCACCATCTGTATTGCTGTCAATCACCACAGAGGCTCGGCTTCTCTCTAGAGGGACTGCCAGCTGGATCTCACCTTCCCCCATATCTGTATCACTACCAGTTGGGCTCTCCTGTAGATGTACCAAGGCATGTGTCCGAGGACTCCCTGTACTAATTCCATGGAAGATTTGCCTCTTCTTCATAGGAACTACAGCTGGGGTTGCAGGGATCTCTTCTTCTTCCACATCAGTATCACTGTCTATGAAGTCAGAAGGCTGAGCCCTTTCCAAATGGACCACAGCAGGCCTTCCTGGAGGCCTGTTCTCATCATCCACATCTGTGTCACTGTCTTCCCCAGCAGGTTGGTTCCTCTCCAGTATCACCCCAAGTGGGACCACCCCATTCCTTGCATCCCTTTCAACTTCTGTGTCATTGTTTCTCTCTTTTACCGAACACTGATTCTTTTCAAGCTGGATTTCAGTTGCCATAGCTGTAGACTGTTTTGTCTCTGCAGTGGAGCCTCTTCTGGCAGTTGAGGAGGCCTTTCCTGATGCTGGATGTTGACTTTCTTCCTCATCTGTGTCACTGTCCAGGTTGAATGCAAAAGGTGGCCCAGGGCCATCTGGGGCAGGGGAAGGCCCCTCTTCATCACTGTGAagggaacagaaaggaaagaatctAAAGCATGTTTCCCAAGAAGGAATATTCTACTCAACAGGGAGCTCCCTGAGAGCAGACACAAGGCAGTAgctgtttttttctccccagcaATTAGTTCTCTACTTGGTACATCAGGTTAATGAAAGTTCAGCTGAGCAAAAGACTATGTGCAATTCCCCGGCCCCACTTTCATGATAATCATCTCTCAGAGATGGATCCTATAGCCCTGGTTCCTCCTCCTTTTGAAGACTCAAGTATCTGGTCCTCTGCACTCACCTCTCTGGAACCACTGCAGCTAGAGGGCAGGTTCTTGGTTCTTTCACCACACACCTTTCTGAAGGAGAATCTATAAAGAATAGAAAGGAGTAAGTTGACTATTTTAAACTCACTATCCCCATCTTCTCACCCACCCTCCCAATACACAAACATACCTACTTCCTCCTCTGAGTCCTCAGCCAACAGGAGTCCCTGGGGTTGAGTTCGTCCCTGTACCCTGGGTGTCTCTTCTATAGTTAGAGGGCCCCGGGAAACAAAGGGCAGGGGAACATTCAGGCGATGGTACTGGCAGGGCAAGTCAGCAAAGAGAATCAACTCCTGATCCCTCAGCCGATGACTCATCCCTGGGCTTAGGACCTTAGGAGGCCTTAGGACTTGAGTACCATTGAGGCTGCCACAATCTTGAAGGACAGGTGCCTTGTCCCAGGCCAAGATTTCAATCACTGCATGTTGTTTGGAGATGGATGAAAAGGGCAGGATCACAGAGCAATCAGGCATTCGGCCTACCATATTCTTCCCGAGATACAGAGGGAAATCTAAGAATTAGAGAGGTAGATAGATTAAGGCCAGAGTCTTGGCCTGCTATCAGGAAAATATTCCTGTTAAGTACCCCACTACTAACTCAAGGTCTCCAtatacacaagaaaataaaaggctgtAGTACACCTAAGTATTGAAGAATATAAGCAATGTTATTCATTGTCAATATCTATCCATCcatattgggtttttttctattgtggtaaaatatatgttaaaatttaccatgtaaccatttttaagtgtacagttcaggggCATTAAGTAcactcacattgttgtgcaaccatcgccaccatccatttccagacTATGCTCAATTTCTATCTGAATCTCTTCACCTTCTCCTACCAAAGTAAAATTGAGCCCATTGAGTCCAGGGCACTTGCCTGGAACAATCAATTCAATCAGCCCCCTCTTCTCCATTCCCagtgaaaaacattttcagatcTCCTTGAAATATATATAAGCTTCTTGCAACCTTCCAACTACCTCCCCATAAAAATAAGGGGCCTGTGTCAGTACTCGAGCATCTAATAACCTCTGACCTTTTTCTGGTCCATGGGCACTACTGAAGATATGCAGTCGTCCTACGGGCTCCAAGCTACACCCCAAGGATTCACTGGgtatctctttctcctcctcttcctcaacCTCCCAGTTAATAGCTTGGGTGTCTTCCATGACCTGGGAAAGAAACACATTATCATCATCTCTATCacaacatttaattaaaaaatatttgtgatggttagtgagttggagctcaacattgggctctatgctgtcagcacaaag
Protein-coding sequences here:
- the MDC1 gene encoding mediator of DNA damage checkpoint protein 1 isoform X6, which encodes MVMEDTQAINWEVEEEEEKEIPSESLGCSLEPVGRLHIFSSAHGPEKDFPLYLGKNMVGRMPDCSVILPFSSISKQHAVIEILAWDKAPVLQDCGSLNGTQVLRPPKVLSPGMSHRLRDQELILFADLPCQYHRLNVPLPFVSRGPLTIEETPRVQGRTQPQGLLLAEDSEEEVDSPSERCVVKEPRTCPLAAVVPESDEEGPSPAPDGPGPPFAFNLDSDTDEEESQHPASGKASSTARRGSTAETKQSTAMATEIQLEKNQCSVKERNNDTEVERDARNGVVPLGVILERNQPAGEDSDTDVDDENRPPGRPAVVHLERAQPSDFIDSDTDVEEEEIPATPAVVPMKKRQIFHGISTGSPRTHALVHLQESPTGSDTDMGEGEIQLAVPLERSRASVVIDSNTDGEEEVLAALALAHLKESRATTWNRDTDLEEDRAQPVALREQNQTSTGRDSDTDMEEEGLPMEKRGTVFKGHTDKAYSEKRQPPPQNSDLGVDKDKSSLGVHLERSQASATVDINIQVKEKVPPESAVLLVEKHQVPVVWTDQTDVEVEEGQAKLPVMHLEEAQPPSGDCETDVEGISLAASVVADTRKSQLPAEEDAGAKRAVAVLEHKRDLEARAQGGSLVSQVEQDHLPVSREDINDLVVTGTSGESSQPQREGAQTSIEREREPHMDRTQDSGDNHGDSEDLDLQATQCFVERDNQNLEAQSMEDEATQAFLVTLPQEPGPSCYSFQDTGHLTCEVPPAEKAFGGDQESRDACQPPAVPEASAPHQNPLLFQSQKHPVPQPFCSSSPSSLEPIPRTRQNRNQKVPETPLPKSKVRLRGSSRKTPSPVSSVALEPHTAIPTDQPLSAEPTSQVTRGRRRRSSVKTPELVVPTAPELQPSTSKDQPVTPELTSRITRGRTQRFSVKAPEVVVPTAPDVQPSTSKDQSVAPELISQDRTHKFVKTPELVISTASQLQPSTSKGQFVLTESVSGATQGRARRSCVKTPKAIVPTAPELQPSTSKDQPVTPEPTSRVTRGRTRGSSVKIPPESTVPTAPELQPTTSKDQSVLTEPTSGATHSRIPRSSVKIPELVVPTAPEVQSSIPTDQSVTPKPTSQRRTSRSFVKTHEPTVPTAPELQSTTPKGQSVTPKRKSQGRTPRSSSKTPKPVVPTVPELQASTPTDEPVTPKLTPRATRGRTQRSLVKTPEPVVPTASELQPSISTDQPVTPEPTFRATRGRIHRSSVKIPQPIESTASDLESLNPIDQLVTPKAIAEGGQGKTLRSTVSAVPVLTTHESQNPDPIGQPVPPEPIPQANCSRKRRATRKHGSFTAPIVHEPHSAPPEPNSRSSKNQRRAVRAVESLRTIPEPALAQPPEAPTHATQIQKVEAAGRSEFTPEPQSKPSQSRKRPLATVDSPPLQKRLQQKTVSLHKEEEDSAESPRKDEVAVIPGPGKRKRDQTEEEPRGIPSRSLRRVKPNQESTAPKVLFTGVVDARGERAVLALGGSLASSVAEASHLVTDRVRRTVKFLCALGRGIPILSLDWLHQSRKAGCFLPPDEYVVTDPEQEKNFGFSLRDALSRARERRLLEGYEIHVTPGVQPPPPQMGEIISCCGGTVLPSMPHSYKPQRVVITCSQDFSRCSIPFRVGLPILSPEFLLTGVLKQEAKPEAFILSTLEMSSS
- the MDC1 gene encoding mediator of DNA damage checkpoint protein 1 isoform X5 is translated as MVMEDTQAINWEVEEEEEKEIPSESLGCSLEPVGRLHIFSSAHGPEKDFPLYLGKNMVGRMPDCSVILPFSSISKQHAVIEILAWDKAPVLQDCGSLNGTQVLRPPKVLSPGMSHRLRDQELILFADLPCQYHRLNVPLPFVSRGPLTIEETPRVQGRTQPQGLLLAEDSEEEVDSPSERCVVKEPRTCPLAAVVPESDEEGPSPAPDGPGPPFAFNLDSDTDEEESQHPASGKASSTARRGSTAETKQSTAMATEIQLEKNQCSVKERNNDTEVERDARNGVVPLGVILERNQPAGEDSDTDVDDENRPPGRPAVVHLERAQPSDFIDSDTDVEEEEIPATPAVVPMKKRQIFHGISTGSPRTHALVHLQESPTGSDTDMGEGEIQLAVPLERSRASVVIDSNTDGEEEVLAALALAHLKESRATTWNRDTDLEEDRAQPVALREQNQTSTGRDSDTDMEEEGLPMEKRGTVFKGHTDKAYSEKRQPPPQNSDLGVDKDKSSLGVHLERSQASATVDINIQVKEKVPPESAVLLVEKHQVPVVWTDQTDVEVEEGQAKLPVMHLEEAQPPSGDCETDVEGISLAASVVADTRKSQLPAEEDAGAKRAVAVLEHKRDLEARAQGGSLVSQVEQDHLPVSREDINDLVVTGTSGESSQPQREGAQTSIEREREPHMDRTQDSGDNHGDSEDLDLQATQCFVERDNQNLEAQSMEDEATQAFLVTLPQEPGPSCYSFQDTGTLDEPWEVLATQPFCPRESEAPEPEPIVGPLDAHGSCLSTPWTIPQGQNPGSPVHIEPLGIQDKGMQTMEKDMGIPREAAEGVAPERGPLDRETENLPSGEQEDVIGEEELTRGIQVLARDTQGQESDQKVKIASIKRNMESLNVEIEITREIQEKEIEKQILAREIFERETEKLVLEREGEPNGLGVEVPEVILERGPQRGETEKGSQDQEGQASSPTLELETGTGGHQGLASASVASGSQSGGGEGVPMSPRRQQRGHLTCEVPPAEKAFGGDQESRDACQPPAVPEASAPHQNPLLFQSQKHPVPQPFCSSSPSSLEPIPRTRQNRNQKVPETPLPKSKVRLRGSSRKTPSPVSSVALEPHTAIPTDQPLSAEPTSQVTRGRRRRSSVKTPELVVPTAPELQPSTSKDQPVTPELTSRITRGRTQRFSVKAPEVVVPTAPDVQPSTSKDQSVAPELISQDRTHKFVKTPELVISTASQLQPSTSKGQFVLTESVSGATQGRARRSCVKTPKAIVPTAPELQPSTSKDQPVTPEPTSRVTRGRTRGSSVKIPPESTVPTAPELQPTTSKDQSVLTEPTSGATHSRIPRSSVKIPELVVPTAPEVQSSIPTDQSVTPKPTSQRRTSRSFVKTHEPTVPTAPELQSTTPKGQSVTPKRKSQGRTPRSSSKTPKPVVPTVPELQASTPTDEPVTPKLTPRATRGRTQRSLVKTPEPVVPTASELQPSISTDQPVTPEPTFRATRGRIHRSSVKIPQPIESTASDLESLNPIDQLVTPKAIAEGGQGKTLRSTVSAVPVLTTHESQNPDPIGQPVPPEPIPQANCSRKRRATRKHGSFTAPIVHEPHSAPPEPNSRSSKNQRRAVRAVESLRTIPEPALAQPPEAPTHATQIQKVEAAGRSEFTPEPQSKPSQSRKRPLATVDSPPLQKRLQQKTVSLHKEEEDSAESPRKDEVAVIPGPGKRKRDQTEEEPRGIPSRSLRRVKPNQESTAPKSRKAGCFLPPDEYVVTDPEQEKNFGFSLRDALSRARERRLLEGYEIHVTPGVQPPPPQMGEIISCCGGTVLPSMPHSYKPQRVVITCSQDFSRCSIPFRVGLPILSPEFLLTGVLKQEAKPEAFILSTLEMSSS
- the MDC1 gene encoding mediator of DNA damage checkpoint protein 1 isoform X3, translated to MVMEDTQAINWEVEEEEEKEIPSESLGCSLEPVGRLHIFSSAHGPEKDFPLYLGKNMVGRMPDCSVILPFSSISKQHAVIEILAWDKAPVLQDCGSLNGTQVLRPPKVLSPGMSHRLRDQELILFADLPCQYHRLNVPLPFVSRGPLTIEETPRVQGRTQPQGLLLAEDSEEEVDSPSERCVVKEPRTCPLAAVVPESDEEGPSPAPDGPGPPFAFNLDSDTDEEESQHPASGKASSTARRGSTAETKQSTAMATEIQLEKNQCSVKERNNDTEVERDARNGVVPLGVILERNQPAGEDSDTDVDDENRPPGRPAVVHLERAQPSDFIDSDTDVEEEEIPATPAVVPMKKRQIFHGISTGSPRTHALVHLQESPTGSDTDMGEGEIQLAVPLERSRASVVIDSNTDGEEEVLAALALAHLKESRATTWNRDTDLEEDRAQPVALREQNQTSTGRDSDTDMEEEGLPMEKRGTVFKGHTDKAYSEKRQPPPQNSDLGVDKDKSSLGVHLERSQASATVDINIQVKEKVPPESAVLLVEKHQVPVVWTDQTDVEVEEGQAKLPVMHLEEAQPPSGDCETDVEGISLAASVVADTRKSQLPAEEDAGAKRAVAVLEHKRDLEARAQGGSLVSQVEQDHLPVSREDINDLVVTGTSGESSQPQREGAQTSIEREREPHMDRTQDSGDNHGDSEDLDLQATQCFVERDNQNLEAQSMEDEATQAFLVTLPQEPGPSCYSFQDTGTLDEPWEVLATQPFCPRESEAPEPEPIVGPLDAHGSCLSTPWTIPQGQNPGSPVHIEPLGIQDKGMQTMEKDMGIPREAAEGVAPERGPLDRETENLPSGEQEDVIGEEELTRGIQVLARDTQGQESDQKVKIASIKRNMESLNVEIEITREIQEKEIEKQILAREIFERETEKLVLEREGEPNGLGVEVPEVILERGPQRGETEKGSQDQEGQASSPTLELETGTGGHQGLASASVASGSQSGGGEGVPMSPRRQQRGHLTCEVPPAEKAFGESRDACQPPAVPEASAPHQNPLLFQSQKHPVPQPFCSSSPSSLEPIPRTRQNRNQKVPETPLPKSKVRLRGSSRKTPSPVSSVALEPHTAIPTDQPLSAEPTSQVTRGRRRRSSVKTPELVVPTAPELQPSTSKDQPVTPELTSRITRGRTQRFSVKAPEVVVPTAPDVQPSTSKDQSVAPELISQDRTHKFVKTPELVISTASQLQPSTSKGQFVLTESVSGATQGRARRSCVKTPKAIVPTAPELQPSTSKDQPVTPEPTSRVTRGRTRGSSVKIPPESTVPTAPELQPTTSKDQSVLTEPTSGATHSRIPRSSVKIPELVVPTAPEVQSSIPTDQSVTPKPTSQRRTSRSFVKTHEPTVPTAPELQSTTPKGQSVTPKRKSQGRTPRSSSKTPKPVVPTVPELQASTPTDEPVTPKLTPRATRGRTQRSLVKTPEPVVPTASELQPSISTDQPVTPEPTFRATRGRIHRSSVKIPQPIESTASDLESLNPIDQLVTPKAIAEGGQGKTLRSTVSAVPVLTTHESQNPDPIGQPVPPEPIPQANCSRKRRATRKHGSFTAPIVHEPHSAPPEPNSRSSKNQRRAVRAVESLRTIPEPALAQPPEAPTHATQIQKVEAAGRSEFTPEPQSKPSQSRKRPLATVDSPPLQKRLQQKTVSLHKEEEDSAESPRKDEVAVIPGPGKRKRDQTEEEPRGIPSRSLRRVKPNQESTAPKVLFTGVVDARGERAVLALGGSLASSVAEASHLVTDRVRRTVKFLCALGRGIPILSLDWLHQSRKAGCFLPPDEYVVTDPEQEKNFGFSLRDALSRARERRLLEGYEIHVTPGVQPPPPQMGEIISCCGGTVLPSMPHSYKPQRVVITCSQDFSRCSIPFRVGLPILSPEFLLTGVLKQEAKPEAFILSTLEMSSS